One Spirosoma agri DNA window includes the following coding sequences:
- a CDS encoding prolyl oligopeptidase family serine peptidase: MLSSSAALAQSGSPSLAYPKAKKTDQTDTYHGTAVADPYRWLEDDRSAETAEWVKEENKVTFDYLAQIPYRKQLQDRLEQIYNYPKFSAPNRKGDWFYFYKNDGLQNQSVLYRQKGLDGKPELVIDPNKLSADGTTRLGVFALSKDGKYAVVGLSKGGSDWQEYQVMELATKTYLSDKIEWVKVSGAAWQNDGFYYSRYPKPEGSALAAKNENHQVFYHKLNTPQSADRLIYEDPKNPQRFHIASTTDDERFLLLSVSDRGKGKDGNALFFMDAKSDQKAFAPVIDDVTDFSYSVIDNDGDRLLILTNEKAPNSKVIAFDTKKKAFSTLIPEKPEPIAENSVSAAGGKLFVEYSKDVTSKVEVYDYAGKMESAIQLPAIGSAGGFGGEKDDKFVFYTFTSFTFPPTIYRYDIGTRKSTIFRAPEVDFKPTDYETKQVFYTSKDGTKVPMFLTYRKGMKLDGTNPTLLYGYGGFNISLPPAFSPLRIPFLEQGGVYAQANLRGGSEYGEKWHEQGMKLKKQNVFDDFIAAAEYLIAQKYTSPTKLAVQGGSNGGLLVGAVVNQRPDLFRVAIPQVGVMDMLRFHKFTIGWNWIADYGSSDNADEFKALYAYSPIHNLKAGTNYPATLITTADHDDRVVPAHSFKYAATLQEVYKGQNPVLIRIDTNSGHGASNTKKNIETTADIYSFILWNMGVRSLKEVASK, translated from the coding sequence ATGCTCAGCTCTTCTGCGGCTTTGGCACAGTCAGGCTCTCCGTCACTGGCTTATCCTAAAGCAAAAAAAACGGATCAAACCGATACCTACCACGGCACGGCAGTCGCCGATCCCTATCGCTGGCTCGAAGATGACCGTTCGGCCGAAACCGCCGAATGGGTTAAGGAAGAGAACAAAGTCACGTTCGACTATTTGGCGCAAATTCCGTACAGAAAGCAACTTCAGGACCGACTGGAGCAAATTTATAACTACCCAAAATTCTCGGCCCCCAATCGTAAAGGTGACTGGTTTTACTTCTACAAGAACGATGGCTTGCAGAATCAGTCCGTGCTATACCGGCAGAAAGGGCTTGATGGGAAACCCGAGCTCGTAATCGACCCGAACAAACTTTCGGCCGATGGTACGACCCGGTTAGGCGTCTTTGCGCTGTCGAAAGACGGGAAATATGCCGTAGTCGGTTTATCAAAAGGCGGCTCAGACTGGCAGGAATATCAGGTCATGGAACTGGCGACCAAAACCTACCTTTCCGACAAAATCGAGTGGGTCAAGGTGTCCGGTGCAGCCTGGCAGAACGATGGGTTTTACTACAGCCGGTATCCGAAACCGGAAGGAAGTGCACTGGCGGCCAAAAACGAAAACCATCAGGTCTTCTACCATAAGCTGAATACGCCCCAGTCCGCCGACCGGCTTATTTACGAAGATCCGAAAAACCCGCAACGCTTTCACATCGCCAGTACTACCGATGATGAGCGGTTTTTGTTGCTATCCGTAAGCGATCGGGGCAAAGGGAAAGATGGGAATGCTCTGTTTTTTATGGACGCCAAATCCGACCAGAAAGCGTTCGCACCCGTAATCGACGACGTAACTGACTTTAGCTATAGCGTGATCGACAACGATGGTGATCGCCTGCTGATTCTGACCAATGAAAAAGCGCCCAACAGCAAAGTGATCGCCTTCGATACGAAGAAAAAGGCTTTTTCGACGCTCATTCCCGAAAAACCGGAGCCTATCGCCGAGAATAGTGTCAGCGCAGCGGGCGGCAAATTATTCGTTGAATACTCGAAAGACGTAACGTCAAAAGTCGAGGTCTACGATTACGCCGGAAAAATGGAAAGTGCTATTCAACTACCTGCCATTGGCTCAGCAGGGGGCTTCGGGGGAGAGAAAGACGACAAATTCGTGTTCTATACCTTTACGTCATTTACCTTTCCGCCAACGATCTATCGCTATGATATCGGTACACGTAAGAGCACGATTTTCCGGGCACCCGAAGTCGATTTCAAGCCGACCGATTACGAAACGAAACAGGTATTTTATACCAGTAAAGACGGCACAAAAGTACCCATGTTCCTGACTTATCGAAAGGGAATGAAGCTCGACGGTACGAATCCGACGCTCCTGTACGGGTATGGCGGTTTCAACATCAGTTTGCCGCCAGCCTTCAGTCCACTGCGGATTCCTTTTCTGGAACAGGGGGGAGTTTATGCACAGGCCAACTTACGGGGCGGTAGTGAATATGGTGAGAAATGGCATGAGCAGGGTATGAAACTGAAAAAACAGAACGTTTTTGACGATTTCATCGCAGCAGCCGAGTACCTGATCGCTCAGAAATACACCAGTCCGACCAAACTAGCCGTTCAGGGTGGTTCCAACGGTGGCTTGCTGGTGGGTGCAGTTGTCAACCAACGGCCTGACTTGTTTCGGGTGGCCATTCCGCAGGTGGGCGTCATGGATATGCTGCGGTTCCATAAATTCACGATTGGCTGGAACTGGATCGCCGATTACGGTAGTAGCGATAACGCCGACGAGTTTAAAGCCTTATACGCTTACTCGCCCATTCATAATCTAAAAGCAGGCACCAATTATCCCGCCACCCTCATCACGACCGCCGACCACGATGACCGCGTTGTGCCCGCGCACTCGTTCAAATATGCAGCTACGCTTCAGGAAGTGTACAAAGGCCAGAACCCCGTGCTGATACGGATTGACACCAACTCAGGGCACGGTGCCAGTAATACCAAAAAGAACATCGAGACCACGGCTGACATTTACTCGTTCATCCTATGGAACATGGGCGTACGGAGTTTAAAGGAAGTTGCCAGCAAATAG
- a CDS encoding sialate O-acetylesterase: MPTFLKWTLLFIGLPFLALAQLQITHPMSRLVVQRGSDGNGRIYLSGRLSGSVDRVEAQLTPASAGQGTATDWQVVQTNPTNAVFLGYVTASGGWYVLTVRTIVGSTVTAQATVQPVGIGEVFVTAGQSNSRGLGIGDNDLGTSTDRVNAIDSINHSYPPGAKALVSSGDPMPVPVFKPLTAGRKVFPMAESSWSWGELGDYIVNRYNVPVAFYVAGWDGSTAENWYNSANGIPTCNRYYCVENWPNLQPYTNLKNVLHYYNSIAGIRAVLWQQGEAEYSFADGTSSIPQYYDRIVGVIQKSRQDFGGKTIPWMIARASFDGTEFRPAVVNEQQRIIDTPGLNVYQGPYNDTIVNRFAGQTDVHFKNATRPATHPRYYLNPTAIPAEMGLSRLARNWNNSLTNAFFQNSQPITPTQFAVTGTIADNIKPGDNLSVPFSTLGTFASDNQWQVQLLDSLGRYWSTLGSGSTSPITIKVPDTLRLGSRFQLRVVATSPFLPAVPSNLFRTSATASVADVSLSMSINQLSPNLNTPITVSLYVRNDGPGQAKDVVVRNRLPDNLAFSFSSELAFNNNAVTSSAMTIDAGTTRTVSYVAYPNAGGTYRNAAEIAQATSPDPDSQPNSGTGDGQDDMVVLDFRTKESGSGLFVSPNPNQVPLPAVISNQPSPDASKADLSLNLSVNNQVPALNDIITYTITVSNDGGLTASTLFVGAYLPAGQTFVSSNDLTMTNNVITGSVSNLAANSSRTLQFTARVTASGVSTCSAQVLSSTQADPDSVPGNGTTNGEDDTSQVGIRVR; encoded by the coding sequence ATGCCAACATTTCTAAAGTGGACGTTACTGTTCATTGGATTGCCTTTCTTGGCCCTTGCCCAGTTACAGATTACGCATCCGATGTCTCGTCTTGTCGTTCAGCGGGGTAGCGACGGCAACGGACGAATTTATTTATCCGGACGCCTGAGTGGCTCGGTCGATCGGGTAGAGGCTCAGTTGACACCCGCATCGGCCGGGCAGGGAACCGCCACCGACTGGCAGGTCGTGCAGACGAATCCAACTAATGCTGTTTTTCTTGGCTACGTAACCGCTTCGGGTGGCTGGTATGTGTTGACGGTCCGGACCATTGTAGGGAGTACTGTAACGGCTCAGGCCACTGTGCAACCCGTTGGTATCGGTGAAGTGTTCGTAACCGCCGGGCAGTCGAATTCGCGCGGACTAGGTATTGGGGATAACGATCTGGGAACCAGTACCGACCGCGTCAATGCCATTGATTCGATTAACCACTCTTATCCGCCGGGGGCCAAGGCACTCGTCTCGTCCGGCGATCCAATGCCCGTACCGGTGTTCAAGCCACTGACGGCTGGCCGGAAAGTTTTTCCAATGGCCGAAAGCTCGTGGAGTTGGGGTGAGCTAGGCGACTATATCGTTAACCGGTACAATGTTCCGGTGGCGTTCTACGTAGCGGGCTGGGATGGTTCTACAGCTGAAAACTGGTACAACTCGGCCAATGGGATTCCGACCTGCAACCGATACTACTGCGTAGAAAACTGGCCCAACCTGCAACCCTATACCAACCTCAAAAATGTCTTACACTATTACAATTCGATAGCGGGTATCCGGGCCGTACTCTGGCAGCAGGGCGAGGCTGAATACAGCTTTGCCGATGGCACGTCGAGTATTCCGCAGTATTACGATCGAATCGTGGGGGTTATCCAGAAGTCGAGGCAGGATTTTGGCGGAAAAACGATTCCGTGGATGATAGCACGCGCTTCCTTTGACGGAACTGAGTTTCGCCCCGCCGTAGTGAACGAACAGCAACGGATCATCGACACGCCGGGTCTGAATGTCTATCAGGGACCTTACAACGATACGATTGTCAACCGGTTTGCCGGTCAGACGGACGTTCATTTTAAAAATGCCACCCGCCCGGCAACGCACCCCCGCTATTACCTAAATCCGACCGCCATTCCCGCCGAAATGGGTCTCTCGCGCCTTGCCCGTAACTGGAACAATAGCCTCACGAACGCCTTTTTTCAAAATTCACAGCCCATTACACCAACGCAGTTTGCCGTTACAGGTACCATAGCGGACAACATCAAACCCGGTGATAACCTGTCGGTTCCTTTCTCCACACTAGGCACGTTCGCGAGCGATAATCAGTGGCAGGTTCAATTACTGGATTCGCTGGGGCGCTACTGGTCAACGCTCGGCAGTGGGTCCACCAGTCCGATCACTATAAAAGTCCCGGACACGCTGCGGCTGGGAAGCCGGTTTCAGCTTCGGGTGGTGGCTACATCGCCGTTCCTGCCCGCCGTACCATCCAATTTGTTCCGGACAAGTGCGACGGCATCGGTAGCCGATGTTAGCTTAAGCATGAGCATTAACCAGTTGTCGCCTAACCTGAACACGCCCATTACCGTCAGTCTTTACGTGCGTAACGACGGGCCCGGCCAAGCAAAGGACGTGGTCGTTCGCAACCGACTGCCCGATAATTTGGCTTTTTCCTTCTCCTCCGAACTGGCATTCAACAACAACGCCGTAACCAGCAGTGCAATGACCATTGATGCCGGTACCACCCGGACGGTTAGTTATGTGGCGTATCCAAACGCTGGTGGAACGTACCGCAATGCCGCTGAAATCGCCCAGGCAACGTCTCCCGATCCAGACAGTCAGCCAAACTCAGGAACGGGTGATGGACAGGACGACATGGTGGTACTGGATTTCCGGACCAAAGAGTCGGGTTCAGGCTTGTTCGTATCCCCCAACCCCAATCAGGTACCGTTGCCAGCGGTCATCAGTAACCAGCCCAGTCCCGATGCGTCGAAGGCCGACCTTAGTTTAAATTTATCCGTTAACAATCAGGTGCCTGCCTTGAACGACATCATAACGTATACCATAACGGTCTCTAACGACGGTGGATTGACGGCGTCGACACTGTTTGTGGGTGCTTACTTACCCGCCGGTCAGACCTTCGTGTCTAGCAATGATCTGACAATGACCAACAACGTCATTACGGGTAGTGTCAGTAATCTGGCTGCGAATAGCAGTAGGACGCTACAATTTACGGCTAGGGTGACTGCATCAGGCGTGAGCACATGCAGCGCACAAGTCTTATCGTCTACGCAGGCCGATCCTGATTCGGTACCCGGTAATGGGACCACCAACGGGGAGGATGATACCAGTCAGGTCGGTATTCGGGTTCGGTAA